One window from the genome of Nitrosospira multiformis encodes:
- a CDS encoding UvrD-helicase domain-containing protein — MLEVALAVDDGNNIDAKVDTEISTCLGQKPPKSFFLFAGAGSGKTRSLVQALRFIQKSHSRRLRLHGQRVGVITYTNKACGEITHRIGFDPLVEVSTIHSFVWTLIQGFDEDIKAWLKVELESEIADLKDKQAKGRGGKANIDREKSIEAKTRRLATLPDIPKFTYNPNGDNRGRDSLNHSEVVKIASAFLSEKPTMQRLLITRFPMLLIDESQDTNKMLMEAFLSVQEKYSAEFQLGLFGDTMQRIYADGKVDLGHNLPADWATPTKKMNHRCPKRVITLINNLRADVDNQEQIPRTDAEEGIVRFFILRADIADKMTAEKLIAEKMATIANDATWNKPEEVKTLILEHHMAAKRMGFYEMYEPLYRDDTLRIGLLDGTLSGLKFFVNRVLPLVEAKKGNDSFIVASIVRKHSPLLSKTTLKAAGDKQSMQIQKAREAVDALWSLWKENKTPRFIDILRNVTATGLFEIPESLQPIAVRSDEEQKLAEAEIARKMAANDREDETILDNWDQFLLTSFEQAKPYVNYVTGKASFDTHQGVKGLQFPRVMVIIDDSAARGFLFSYDKLFGVKERTRNDFDNEKLGKETGIARTRRLFYVTCSRSEESLAIVAYSDYPQRVSENVINRGWFAESEVEIISV; from the coding sequence GTGCTGGAAGTCGCTCTTGCCGTAGATGATGGCAACAATATCGATGCGAAGGTAGACACTGAAATATCTACCTGCCTTGGTCAGAAACCGCCTAAAAGCTTTTTCCTGTTCGCTGGGGCGGGTTCAGGAAAAACGCGCTCTCTGGTTCAGGCGTTGCGATTTATTCAGAAAAGCCATAGTAGGCGTCTTCGCCTTCATGGGCAGCGTGTCGGGGTCATCACCTATACAAATAAAGCGTGTGGCGAGATTACGCACCGCATAGGCTTTGATCCTTTGGTGGAGGTTTCGACTATCCATAGCTTCGTCTGGACTCTAATTCAGGGATTTGATGAGGATATAAAAGCGTGGCTCAAAGTCGAATTGGAAAGCGAAATTGCCGATCTGAAAGATAAGCAGGCCAAAGGTCGCGGAGGCAAAGCCAACATTGACCGAGAGAAAAGCATTGAAGCCAAAACGAGGCGCTTGGCTACGCTGCCGGATATCCCTAAGTTTACTTACAATCCTAATGGCGACAACCGTGGTCGCGATTCACTTAACCACAGCGAAGTTGTCAAAATAGCATCAGCTTTTCTTTCCGAAAAACCCACCATGCAACGGCTTCTGATCACAAGATTTCCCATGCTCCTGATTGATGAAAGTCAGGACACAAATAAAATGTTGATGGAGGCCTTTCTATCGGTTCAGGAAAAATATTCCGCAGAATTCCAGCTCGGTTTGTTTGGTGATACGATGCAGAGAATTTATGCGGACGGCAAAGTTGATCTCGGCCATAATCTCCCCGCAGACTGGGCAACACCCACCAAGAAAATGAATCATCGTTGCCCTAAAAGGGTAATCACACTGATAAATAATCTTCGCGCCGATGTTGACAATCAAGAACAAATACCACGAACAGATGCAGAGGAAGGGATTGTTAGGTTCTTTATTTTGAGGGCCGATATAGCCGACAAAATGACTGCTGAGAAACTAATTGCAGAAAAGATGGCAACAATCGCCAATGACGCAACATGGAACAAACCAGAAGAGGTCAAAACACTTATTCTTGAACATCACATGGCGGCAAAGCGCATGGGTTTTTATGAAATGTACGAGCCGCTTTACAGGGACGATACCCTGCGTATCGGCCTTCTCGATGGTACTTTGAGTGGATTAAAATTCTTCGTGAATCGTGTCTTACCTTTGGTTGAAGCAAAAAAGGGAAACGATTCTTTTATAGTGGCGTCTATTGTAAGAAAACATTCCCCGCTTCTGAGTAAAACCACGCTCAAAGCTGCTGGTGATAAACAGTCTATGCAGATTCAAAAGGCACGAGAAGCCGTGGATGCACTTTGGAGCCTATGGAAAGAAAATAAAACTCCAAGATTTATAGACATTCTTCGCAATGTTACGGCAACTGGGCTTTTTGAAATTCCGGAAAGCTTGCAGCCTATTGCTGTTCGGAGTGATGAAGAACAAAAACTTGCTGAGGCTGAAATTGCAAGAAAAATGGCGGCAAATGACAGGGAAGACGAAACGATTTTGGATAACTGGGATCAATTCCTTCTTACTTCGTTTGAGCAAGCCAAGCCTTACGTCAATTATGTGACCGGAAAGGCGAGCTTTGATACTCACCAAGGCGTGAAGGGATTACAATTTCCAAGAGTCATGGTCATCATTGATGACAGCGCCGCAAGGGGGTTTCTTTTCTCCTATGACAAGCTTTTCGGAGTCAAAGAGAGAACAAGAAACGATTTTGACAATGAAAAATTGGGAAAAGAAACAGGCATAGCTAGGACGCGACGGCTCTTCTATGTTACTTGCAGCCGTAGCGAAGAAAGCCTGGCGATTGTGGCATATTCTGATTATCCACAAAGAGTGAGTGAAAATGTTATTAATCGGGGCTGGTTCGCAGAAAGTGAAGTCGAAATTATCTCAGTTTAG